DNA sequence from the Grus americana isolate bGruAme1 chromosome 27 unlocalized genomic scaffold, bGruAme1.mat SUPER_27_unloc_7, whole genome shotgun sequence genome:
atcccagggagtgctgagctttcccttggaggtcagttctctcctctcagaggcctttgcttctctgagaGTGGCTGTGTCCTTCTtaatcacaactccacctctgagcagggaaagtgaacagtttgcagatctgccctttgaaacaggACTCCCCATCTCTCCTTAGAGTCTTTTTTTGGGCTATTTTTTAGAGAGTAATTTATGTTTGTCGACAACATCAAGGCAACAGAATCAATTTCATTAGCAGTCTAGTGGACAcctcagctctcctgactctgcactaagctacaaagaccTGAGTCCTTTTGCCTGAACTGTCTCAagactcttcccattttccatgataaaatgtgtatttctaaccctcagaggaaaaatcccCTGATGTAATAGTcgaaaatgaaaaacacagacaaCATTCCTATAAGGACATGCTAAGCTTCTCTTGTGAAGCCCGCACTCTTCCAAAtcatgagtgcagagatttaatttctccattgAAGGCGGATTACAGTTGACATCGCTTGTCTTCACtggaggtgtcacaaaccagctccatgtccccactgcagctgagcacagctgactcctcagctcctcacaacacactcagccagcacaaagcagagaaaggaaaggcatTTGAATTGGGGGGTGTTTCTATGGAAAATGGAATGGATTTGCTCAGAGGAGTCTGTCCTAACTTTTCCCCgtcctttgcttttttgaacCAGCCCCCATGCCAAGAAATAGCacatgtccaacagcagctccatcactgaattcctcctcctggcattcacagacacacgggagctgcagctcttgcacttctggctcttcctgggcatctacctggctgctctcctgggcaatggcctcatcatcactgccatagcctgcgaccaccacctccacacccccatgtacttcttcctcctcaacctctccctcctcgacctgggatccatctccaccactgttcccaaagccatggccaacttAATCTGGGACACCAGGACCATCTCCTATGGGGGATGTGCTGtacaggtctttttcttttactttctgatgtcagcagattatttccttctcactgtcatggcctatgaccgctacgttgccatctgccaacccctgcactatgggaccctcctgggcagcagagcttgtgtccacatggcagcagctgcctggggcagtgggtttctccatgctgtgctgcacacagccaatacattttctataccactctgccagggtaatGCCCTGGAccaattcttctgtgaaatcccccagatcctcaagctctcctgctcacactcctacctcagggaagttgggcttattatattaagtctttttttaatttttggttgttttattttcgttgtgctgtcctatgtgcagatcttcagggccgtgctgaggatcccctctgagcagggacggcacaaagccttttccatgtgcctccctcacctggctgtggtctccctgtttatcagcactgccatatttgctcacctgaagcccccctccatctcctccccatccctggacctggtggtggcagttctgtactcagtggtgcctccagcattgaaccccctcatctacagcatgaggaaccaggagctcaaggacGCCTTGAGGACACTAATCTAATGGACCTTGCACCACCAAtagtaatttgtctccccttcttcGCAAAGTTCCAAGAGTATATTTTAGGCC
Encoded proteins:
- the LOC129200104 gene encoding olfactory receptor 14J1-like gives rise to the protein MSNSSSITEFLLLAFTDTRELQLLHFWLFLGIYLAALLGNGLIITAIACDHHLHTPMYFFLLNLSLLDLGSISTTVPKAMANLIWDTRTISYGGCAVQVFFFYFLMSADYFLLTVMAYDRYVAICQPLHYGTLLGSRACVHMAAAAWGSGFLHAVLHTANTFSIPLCQGNALDQFFCEIPQILKLSCSHSYLREVGLIILSLFLIFGCFIFVVLSYVQIFRAVLRIPSEQGRHKAFSMCLPHLAVVSLFISTAIFAHLKPPSISSPSLDLVVAVLYSVVPPALNPLIYSMRNQELKDALRTLI